The Tenebrio molitor chromosome 2, icTenMoli1.1, whole genome shotgun sequence DNA segment TTTGTGATTCTCAAACGATTCGTGCTTCAGTATTGTAAAAAGTTGTCGGTATCTTCAATATGCATCCTTAGCGGACCTATTATTTGTATATTTATATCTCTTTCGTTTTTAACTGTATCTTCTACCTCTGTTTCTAATAcatgattttaatttattgttaaaattattatgtgattgttttgtttaaagaattgttttattgtctTCCTACCTTTCTTAAACCTCAACAACGTTGTTTTAACGGTATATCCCCGGTATATCTTGTAccaaagaaacaaaaacactttaaaatcCAGACAACCACTTGCTTtatcaaattttgtttattattcaaTCATTCCCTTACAATTGTCTGTGGACtcgtaaataaaaatgtttccgttTTCAACACTACATAGaatctttttaattttgttttaatgtaCATATTACGTAACGGCCTAAAACCACAAGTATTTACTGATGACACTTGATTacctaaattaaattttaaatgaatcccaaatatttttgtttatattcaTACTCACGTTCAACACTTACACCTAAGTATAGTTGAACAATTAGGAAAGAACTACAAACTAAAGTTATGAACTACTGTATTTCTGACAGTGCTATTTTACGTTTGATTTACAACGCATATTTTCCTGTTTTCTTGATTAACCTTCCTCGGTTTTTATACTGAAGTAGTGAACAAATCCAATTTGCGACCATGTAACCCAGAATAGTACCTACACTGGTAGGAATAGGCCAATTTTGCCATGGCCTGTTCCAATCTAGAGGTATAACAATAGCCCCTAACCAAGCACCTAACAAAGTTAATCTGACCTTCAGCATAAAGAGTTTTTGTGTTTCAGTCCCTTCATAGGAGGtcaatgataaaaaaatatttaaggtATCTTTCAGACCTAAATGCAAACAAACAGGAAGTGCAGTCACTGTTGTtacaataaatgaaaacatgaaagtttcttcaaaatttgataatgCTGGTGCCCCAAAAAGTACAGCCATTATGTAAATACTTATAAGTGATAGTAGAAACATTCCTAtgactttgaaaaaatcctTCACATGATTTTTCTGAATCAGTGACTTGTTCCTGAGTgtgtaaaaaatatactttatgATTTCTATTGCTGCCAGAATTAAGATGTTATGAATATTGTCAAAACGCCCTATTTTCAGAAGTagattattgtaaaataagtAACCAACATACAAAGGTAAGTACAATGAAGTTACTACATCCATAGAATGTAATACTTGTGAATACTCAACTGACACACGTTTCCCCTGCATGATCGTTAACCTAAAAGGGGcagaattataataaaaaattcaatagaCAGATAATCACTCCTACTTTCGTTCAAATAGTTACTGTCTTATAAATAACATCCCAACATCTTTTTTCAAATGTGGTGGTGAAGACAAGTTTAGAACATTGTATCAATCTTGGTAGTTGTGCAAGTTTTATCAACttatatttacaataaatttaaataaatactaCGGCTGACTAGTTAACTATATAAATAGTTGTacgagttttatttatttattattttgcttttgacaATTGACGTTCCACAGAATGACAGTAAACAACACAGGAAACCATATATAGTCGTGTTCagtgacatccgtgctgtcactatgacagtatgttggcatTACTTGCTGTTtcggtttagaaattttgaatttcctaatttgacaatttagcTTTCtataatttcaaacaaatcaaagaaaacaTGTAGTCTGATTTGGATTCCGGGGATGACCTAGTTTAACCATGTGTTACACCATGTTGAAgactgaattttattatttgttgttgatgtttgacgaaatagcaattttcttttaccataacctcaatttcttgtttgacatttttttaactaggatttGCTTATACTCTGAATCCTGGTTGTGAATTTGTATGTACAAACTGCgccaacatattaaaaatgacactgacagcacggatgtcctTAAAAACGactataaagtccattcacgttggattttcctagtcaaggtcgaataattcaatattgtggcggtgtgatttttagttcaaaaatgctttagctgtgtatgtcaccaatacgggctgataaagtaaccaagtcattcgtagactgtagaggttatgttattcgctgtcagcaaagaaacagtcatttttcaaatattgttattaaactttttagaGGATAACAATAGGCAATAATACATccattttgttatcatttgcactaaaaatagtgtcagttgTTAATCGGTATGATAGGATTAGGAACATACAATAGGTACTTAGGtaggtatagtttgtccagcgagagattggttgacataaaaatcactaaattctacgcagagaaagtagtacctagcgcgcgtaaaatttgaaatatatccttcaagcagtaacattttgtgccctgaaattatgctctaattaatgaagTACCTTAACGAAtgagataaaatgaatgaaaatattaCATTTGCAGTATTTTAAACGAAGACGTGTACTCTTGAATAACTACTTGCGTcaagaatatttaaaagtaaaacctcAACCAACAAGAtcgtttatataaaaattttataccaaTGCGAAATCAAACGACTTAATTTTGCTGGTCGTGAAATGTCTACAAAATTGTTGTGTTCAAAATAGCGGAAGATCAGTTCGTGAAGCAAAATATGGGGAACTTCTCAGGGGGCTAggagttaaaataaaacaatttcttgGGTTGAAGGAcgcctgtatttaatttttcaaataaataaaatcaaaacgtTGTTTTCACCTGCAGTAACtggttaatttcaaattaaatttctgactTACACAAAATTATGGACAGTGCTGCTCGAGTACCCTTAAGACATAATGCGTAATAtgtataaacataaaacaaaaatggacAACGAGATCGTCaaggttaatttaaattaaatcctgAGACTTCCTGCAGACGTTTGTCTGAATGACCGACTATCGTGCGCCAGTCCGAATTCAATTTgacttattaaaatatattgtaCAATATTAACTTTACTTATTGAATAAACATCAGAAGAGCCTGTGGCGGTAGAAgactggaaattaaaaaaaaatatatttcattgaaaaaaaactagCTTTACAGTACACAACCATTGTCTTACTGCTCTGCACCATATCATTGAGTACAAGATGAACTTCTTGCTTAATATTGCAATGCAAGTCTGCTGTAACTCTTCTGCGACGCTGCCTCGTCAACTTTCTTAATGATGTTTTAGTTGGACCACCTTTACACTTTGACACTGTGTTTTTGCTAACTCCTAAGCATCTCGCAGTGACCTTTaagaaatagtatatttcaaaccaaggtaagaaagtggtttcttgcagaccgcaggcaaagattataaaccgagtcgtagacgaggtttgtaagtgcctaaggtctgcaaggacactttcttaacaaggtttgaatacaatttttttccctaccggcacaactttgttgaaaaaagtcaaaaaagatggttatattcgtgattaaaacaaaaattttgagaattgaatagtaggctgtgttatttgtttaattaacttgtcatcgcatttgaagatttgaggtttgttcgaaaatttgatataaacagggtgaagtaatctacctacctagcttatctgtttattttccagattatatgattgacctaccaacttatttcattgaattggctttcatttatcaataacttatttcacttttgacacttttgacatttgtattttggtacagttttaccataaacatttcatgattaactttcttaccttagcgagaaagttgaattttctcacctcaaatgaggtataaacagcctacatttctaaccggtagggagaaaaaaattttttgtccgccatagtacgtagtacagcgtgatcaacaatgactgagtctgttcaCTCTGTTGgcaatattgaaaaatattggtgtttttctgtttcgtaaaccggaaatgcgttaagattacagtggtaccaaaatcattcaaattttcattgttaccaacagattcagtcattcttgatcacgttgtactTTTCTTGAAACTGCGAACGGAGGTTAAGCACATGTgcgaaattgtacttttaaaatttacctttACGTTACGTGTTAATTATTTGTATGATTAATGTATGTTATGCTCGTAGTTTTgtgtaaattatatttaattcaagtgcTTTCAGAAAATTGCATATTAAAGATAATACAAAAATGGATAATGATGAGAATAACTTTACGGTTAAAGATAAGTCCAAGCGCGTTGCCGACTCTCAACAGAAATTTGTATCTGGTCGTGAAGATAAACAGTCAACTgaaatttctgagaaaaatgtaACCCTCGCTGTAAACCAGTCTGAAATTAGAAGAATTCAGTCAGTAAATCAAATGATCAAATCATATCAACAGCAACGACTAGCGATTAAAACTGCATTGGATAATTTGGTAAGAAGTTTAAGTGGATCATTCATGAAACCTGGATAAGGCTCGATAAGacgttgcaaattcaaaaccatgacaactgaTATTGTTGAAGTATTGTATTTGGCGTTTTGTTCacaatttgcaaattatctgaGTTCTGTGAATCAACCCTTTAGTTGTTAAGGTCTTTTAGTTGGAAACATTTCTAGGATAGAAAACCTAACAAcaagattatttttaatgaagacTCTGTGACAAATAAATCAGGATCCAGTAATAACAAAATAGGttgtggacaaaaaaaaatactttttgaaAGTGATGATGATATTGATGAAGATGATTTTAACTTTGAAGTAAAAGACTATGGTAAGCATGGACAGCAGGTATAAAATTCTGGTGTTTTCTTAAGAATTGTAATAATATTATCTATTTTAGCTGTGGGAGCTTCAAGCAAGATATAAGAATGATAAGAGATTTAAGTTAGATGAACGTTTTATTGAAGATAAAAATGAAGACTTTGAGGGTATTAATAATGATCAAGACACTTCTCATCTGCAGGATgagaaaaaaaagcaaattgatattttaaacCAAGTATTAGGCACTAGAGTAAAAAGAAAAGATTTTAGTTCACAGGAAAATCagtgatttttaatgattcTCTAAAAATATTTGGTACTAATTATACAATTTTAGTGTGACTAAAAATGGAATGTTGAGATTTGATCCTACTAAAGATGATCATCTAAAATATGaacttaaaaatacaaataaacaGAATGGGATAAAGTTAAGGGCCAGTGAAgtacaaaaagaagaaaatgttGAAATCCAGCAATTGCCAGTTTCTAAAGATGTATTTTACAAAGTGAATTATGATTTAAAAGATGCCCTGCAAGCTGAACCAAAatttagtttattaaatatgttTGGAAAGACCAATAATGTGGAaagttttaaagaaaatgatgAACAACCAGTAACACTTGACAAGCAAGATACATTTTCCATGGAAACTAACCCATTCCGTTATGATTCTTCTGATGATGAAAAGGAAGTAGTGGAAGATGAATATAGTTATGGAAAGCTGGACTCTTCTAAAAAGTCAAGATTTTGGCATGAaccatttttcttcaaaactgATGATTATAGGCTACAAggtatgtaaaaaaaaaattgatcatgaacataaaaatttaggtaaattcaataaaaatgacagtaattgttcactttggCTCCCAGtcgaattttcgcgttttttctggccagACACCCTTAGGGCGGCATCATTTTCCACCACTCAAGAAGCCTTGTGCAAATGCACTTGTTCTCTCTTGTAGTGTTTCAAGAtcgcgtcaatgtctagtataATTAAAGGGCAAGGAATACCCATTTGCACAACATTTGAAGGTATGGGGGATGATCAGCAGAGGCCGTAGAACACATTGGGGCCTATCCCAATGTCGAACGCTGaagtgaacaatgaccaaTCACAAAAAGTTAGAATTCtattgtttaaattatttaggCCCCGTTTCTGGAACGGTCCGATAACTTAACGGCCGGTTAAATCAAGCTATAGAAACGCTAGAAAGTGACCAATCACGT contains these protein-coding regions:
- the PIG-F gene encoding phosphatidylinositol-glycan biosynthesis class F protein, whose translation is MQGKRVSVEYSQVLHSMDVVTSLYLPLYVGYLFYNNLLLKIGRFDNIHNILILAAIEIIKYIFYTLRNKSLIQKNHVKDFFKVIGMFLLSLISIYIMAVLFGAPALSNFEETFMFSFIVTTVTALPVCLHLGLKDTLNIFLSLTSYEGTETQKLFMLKVRLTLLGAWLGAIVIPLDWNRPWQNWPIPTSVGTILGYMVANWICSLLQYKNRGRLIKKTGKYAL
- the LOC138123434 gene encoding probable RNA-binding protein CG14230; amino-acid sequence: MDNDENNFTVKDKSKRVADSQQKFVSGREDKQSTEISEKNVTLAVNQSEIRRIQSVNQMIKSYQQQRLAIKTALDNLDRKPNNKIIFNEDSVTNKSGSSNNKIGCGQKKILFESDDDIDEDDFNFEVKDYGKHGQQLWELQARYKNDKRFKLDERFIEDKNEDFEGINNDQDTSHLQDEKKKQIDILNQVLGTRVKRKDFSSQENHVTKNGMLRFDPTKDDHLKYELKNTNKQNGIKLRASEVQKEENVEIQQLPVSKDVFYKVNYDLKDALQAEPKFSLLNMFGKTNNVESFKENDEQPVTLDKQDTFSMETNPFRYDSSDDEKEVVEDEYSYGKLDSSKKSRFWHEPFFFKTDDYRLQEGFDFIKRVSSEQKTEFVEQRKNFKNVIKTKVRNIQRKNNLFKNKLGGNKRKKILRIKKAMKR